One region of uncultured Methanolobus sp. genomic DNA includes:
- a CDS encoding ABC transporter permease, whose product MINLRYAFVLAFGSISSAKLRSTLTALGIIIGVAAVVANVSIGSSFNQYFTDELGSLGSNFIIIYSQDVNIFYDTELELIRNTPGIEGASAFNQQTAAVSYISATRQIDVQGVSEDARYISNLGVEKGSFLTDQDKYVAVIGKDVATEKFDKNISVKNYIDITIKRDDGTSITRKFRVKGILASEDNTFVTGGPDRDVTIYVPIATMNEMLNVTDYSGFSAKTGSAESVQDVSDEVDKRLARALGVPTRDLDNDDAKPYRIFNQAEIIEQLDSLTNAFTILITLIAVVALIVGSIGIMNIMLVTVTERTSEIGLLKSLGYTRPDIIVLFIMESIIVGVIGGILGTVLGLVGSYIVEVYLGITPVFPFYLISLGFFISVFVGLIAGVYPANKAANLNPVEALRHE is encoded by the coding sequence TTCTGGCTTTTGGAAGCATAAGCAGCGCAAAGCTGCGATCCACCTTAACAGCCCTGGGTATTATCATAGGTGTTGCCGCTGTTGTTGCAAACGTATCCATTGGTTCAAGTTTTAACCAGTATTTCACCGATGAGCTTGGTTCCCTTGGTTCCAATTTCATAATTATCTACAGTCAGGATGTCAACATATTCTATGACACAGAACTCGAACTTATCAGGAACACTCCGGGGATCGAGGGTGCTTCGGCATTCAATCAGCAGACGGCAGCAGTATCTTACATTTCAGCGACCCGGCAGATCGATGTTCAGGGCGTGTCGGAAGACGCCAGGTATATTTCCAATCTGGGAGTTGAAAAGGGAAGTTTCCTCACAGATCAGGACAAGTATGTGGCAGTCATCGGCAAAGATGTTGCGACGGAAAAGTTTGACAAAAATATCTCTGTGAAGAATTACATCGATATTACCATCAAGCGTGACGATGGTACAAGCATAACTCGTAAGTTCCGTGTAAAAGGTATTCTTGCAAGTGAGGACAACACATTTGTTACCGGTGGTCCGGACCGTGATGTGACGATATATGTTCCGATAGCAACCATGAATGAAATGCTGAACGTCACAGATTATAGTGGCTTTTCAGCTAAGACCGGTTCTGCGGAATCCGTGCAGGATGTTTCTGATGAAGTTGATAAAAGACTTGCAAGGGCACTTGGAGTTCCTACAAGGGATCTGGATAATGATGATGCAAAGCCTTACCGAATATTCAATCAGGCGGAGATCATTGAGCAGCTTGATTCCCTGACAAACGCTTTTACTATACTTATTACGCTGATCGCTGTTGTTGCATTGATTGTAGGTTCTATTGGAATCATGAATATCATGCTTGTCACCGTGACTGAAAGGACAAGTGAGATTGGCCTTTTGAAATCCCTTGGTTATACCAGACCGGATATAATTGTACTTTTCATTATGGAATCCATTATTGTGGGTGTGATCGGTGGTATACTGGGTACGGTTCTTGGTTTGGTTGGTTCTTATATTGTGGAAGTATATCTAGGTATAACTCCGGTATTCCCGTTCTATCTGATATCCCTGGGTTTCTTCATCTCGGTATTTGTAGGACTTATAGCAGGTGTGTATCCTGCTAACAAAGCTGCAAATCTGAATCCTGTGGAAGCTCTGCGACATGAATAA